The window AAAAACGGGTATCGGCATCCCCAGCCTGATAACAGGTACCGTCGGCGACATAAATTGCGATGCCTGCCTGATCGGGTGACACCCCCGCCAGCGCGGGAATATAGTCCGCCACTTTTCCCTGCCGGGCCAGCGGGCGAACCTGTTCAATAATCTCTTCCAGCAATGCGTTACTGAGTTCAGTCACTTTTATGCTCCGTGCATAGCCATTCTGACCGGGGATGATCGGGACTTGCAGCCTGAGCGTCAATCAGTGACACAAAAAACTGTGAGCAATCAGGGTGAAGCCTGCGTTACAGTGCATTGATTATGCACCGATGATGAGACATCACCATGTTAACCAATCTGTTGCAGGCCTTCCCTGCAGCGGCCCAGGCAGGCAGTTCTGAAACCTTCGAGCAACTTCTGCAACGTCCCAACCTGCGTATCGAGCGTATTGTTTCGACCGGTCAGGCCAGCCCGCCGGATTTCTGGTATTGCCAGACGCAGGGTGAATGGGTGTTGATCGTGCAGGGGGAGGCCGGTTTGCAGCTGGAGGGGGAAGCCGAACGGCAACTGCGCCCGGGTGACTTTGTTGATATCCCTGCTGGCTGCCGTCATCGGGTGAACTGGACGGCGGCAGATCAGCCAACGGTGTGGCTGGCGATTCACTACGGTGAGTTGCCCGATGTAGAAGAACAATAAATTTAAACATAGAGGATGGCATGTCTGTTACACAAGATTCTGCGCAGCCGGAAACGGTGATGCGCGCGGGGCGTTTTCTATTGCTGCAACGCCTGATGCGGCGCGATAAAACGCCAGTGGCGCTGCTGTTACTGGCGGCGCTGGTTGGCATTTTAACTGGCCTGGTGGCTGTCGCCTTTGATAAGGCGGTGAACTTTATTTTCCATTCACGGGTGAACTGGCTGGCTGATCAGGCGAGCAACCCGGTTCTGAATGTGCTGTGTGCTTTCTTTGCGGCCGCACTGCTCGGGGCGCTGGGGTACTGGCTGGTGCGACGCTTTGCGCCTGAAGCGGGGGGATCGGGCATTCCGGAAATTGAAGGTGCGCTGGAGGAACTCAGACCGGTGCGCTGGTGGCGTGTATTGCCGGTGAAGTTTATCGGTGGGATGGGCGCACTCGGTTCGGGCATGGTGCTGGGGCGTGAAGGTCCGACAGTGCAGATTGGTGGCAATATTGGGCGTATGTGTACCGATATGTTCCGGGTGCGTTCGTCAGAAGCGCGTCATACCTTGCTGGCAACCGGTGCGGCGGCCGGGCTTTCAGCCGCGTTCAACGCGCCGCTGGCGGGGATTCTGTTTATCATCGAGGAAATGCGCCCACAGTTCCGTTACAGCCTGATTTCTATCAAAGCGGTGTTCGTCGGTGTGATTATGTCGAGCATCGTGTTCCGCCTGTTTAATGGCAATGAAGCGATTATCAATATCGGACAATTAAAAGATGCACCGACAGCCACCTTATGGCTGTATCTGCTGCTCGGCATCCTGTTTGGCGGCTGTGGCGTGGCATTTAATCGTCTGATTTTCTGGACGCAGGATCAGTTCCAGCGGTTGCATCACGGGCGTACTGCGCCCTGGGTGCTGTGGGGCAGCCTGCTGGCAGGTATTTGTGGCGTGCTGGGTTGGGTGCTGCCGGAAGCCATCAGTGGCGGCATCACGTTGATCCCGGATTTCTCTGCCGGACATTTCACCGCCCTGGGATTATTTGCTCTGTTCGCGTTACGTGTGGTGATCACCATCTGCTGCTTTGCCTCAGGTGCACCTGGCGGGATTTTTGCGCCGATGCTGACGCTGGGCACTCTGCTCGGTACCTGTTTTGGTCAGCTTTGCATACATTGGTTTCCGGGTTATCAGCTGGAAGCGGCGACGTTTGCCGTCGCCGGGATGGGGGCGCTGTTTGCCGCTTCGGTGCGTGCACCGCTGACTGGCATCGTGTTGGTCCTGGAGATGACCAATAACTATCAGCTGATCCTGCCGATGATCATCACCTGTCTCGGGGCCACGCTGGCGGCGCAATTCTTTGGTGGCAATCCGCTGTATTCGTCATTGCTGGCGCGCACCCTGGCGAAAGCCCAGCGCCGCGAAAATGCGCCGTAGCGGCGCAATTTATTGCGCGGGGTTTTGCAGCATCAAGCTGTTCATTGCACGATAAATCGTGCCGCTACCAATTTATGCAATGGGCCGTCGCCGCTGACTTTTACGGCCGTTTACCCACGCTGTGGGTAAGCCGGGTCCATTTACGCGCTTGCTCGCTCAGGCTGAAGCCGAGGCCGTGGCGGTCAGAAATCAGCATGCGCCCATCACGCAGCTCCAGCTGTTCATTGAACAGCGGATTGAGCCACTCAAAATGTTCCAGCCAGGGTTCAATCGGGTAGGTTGCTGCCAGATGGATATGAATTTCCATGGCGAAATGTGGGGCCAGCTTGCGTCCATGGCGTGCTGCCAAATCCATAATCTTCAGAAACGGCGTGATACCGCCGACGCGTGGCGCATCGGGCTGGACGAAGTCGCTGGCGTTGCCAAGGATCAGTTGTTCATGTTCACGGAAGCTGGTGAGCATCTCGCCGGTGGCAATCGGGGTATCCAGCGCGGCGGTCAGGGCCGCGTGCCCCTCAACATCGTAAGCATCAAGGGGTTCCTCAATCCACACCAGATTGAATTGTTCCATTTTTCGGCCCATGCGAATGGCCGTTTCGCGATCCCATTGCTGGTTAGCATCGACCATCAGCGGGAAATCATCACCCAGCGTCTGACGTACCGCCGCCAGGCGACGCAGATCTTCTTTGGTATCAGGCTGACCGACTTTTATTTTGATGCCGCCAATGCCGTTCTCGCGTGAAATGGCGACATTCTTCAGCACCTGATCGAGCGGGGTATGCAGGAAGCCGCCCGAGGTGTTGTAGCACTGCACCGAATCGCGATGCGCCCCAAGCAGTTTTGCCAGTGGCAGGCGCGCGCGCCGGGCTTTCATATCCCACAGCGCAATGTCGAAGGGTGAAATAGCTTGTACGGCCATGCCGCTGCGTCCGACCGATGCGCCTGCCCACAGCAGTTTGGTGTAGATTTTGTCGATATCGTTAGGATCTTCTCCGAGTAACGCATCGGCGATTTCACAGGCGTGAGCATAAATACCCTGACCCCCAGCGCGTTTGGAATAGCTGAAACCGATACCTTCAAAACCATCACGTGTGGCGATTTCCGCCACAATAATCGCCACTTCGGTCAGTGGCTTCTGGCGTCCGGTCAACACTTTGGCATCGCTCACTGGCGTCGCCAGCGGCAGAAAAGCCAGCGATAAATTGACCCAGACGATACGGTCGCCACTTTCGGCAGCAGTGGCGGCACCCTGCGCTTTGGCATAAGTCACTGCGGAGGAATTAACACCTGACATGCGAGTCTCCTGTTAAAATGATTGCGCTAACATTTTTGTTTCGTAGGGACTATGCGCCAGGATGTTCGGTCGTTAATGTTCGATTGATCACATTTCCGATATTATGATGGATAAAATGATAGCCCTAACATTTACCGGGGAACTTCGTTTTACGTTATGCTATCCGCTGGTTTTCTCCAGGCTAAGTGGCAATGAAACAACGTAATCTGGCGCGCAAAGGTGCGCCCACGCTGGAAGATGTGGCCCGGGTTGCCGGTATTTCACCGATGACAGTTAGCCGTGCGCTCAATTCGCCCCAGCAGGTTCGGCCCGCGACGGTTGAGAAGGTGCTGGCTGCCGTGCAGGCGACCGGCTATATCCCGAACGCGCAGGCGGGTAGCCTCGCCACGAATCGTAGCCGCTTGATTGCTGTGGTGGTGCCGCAAATCAACAACAACATGTTTGTTGATACCATCCAGAGTCTCAATGACACCCTCAGCGCACAGGGTTATCACATGCTGCTGTGCGTGACCGGCTATGAGGCCGAGACTGAGGCGGAAACGGTTGCCACATTGCTGTCGCGACGACCCGATGGTGTGGTGCTGACCGGTATCCATCACAGTAGCCAGCTGAAGAAGGTTTTGTTGCAGGCCGATGTGCCGGTGGTGGAGATTTGGGACATGACACCGACCCCCATTGATATGCTGGTCGGCTTTTCTCACGAAAAAGTCGGCGCATGCGTGGCGTCATATCTGGCGCAGCGGGGTTATCAACGCCCTGCGTTGATCTGGACTGACGATCAGCGTGCATTACAGCGTAAGCAGGGCTTGCTGGAGGCATTGAAAGCGCAGGGTATCACCCCGCTTGCCGATGCACCGGTAGCACTCCCTGCGCTGATGACACGTGGACGTGAAGCCTGTGCTGAGGTGCTGGACACCCAACCCACGGCGGATGTGCTGGTGTGCAGTTCCGATACCCTGGCGCAGGGTGCGCTGATGGAAGCGCAGGCGCGCGGCCTGGCGGTTCCCCGTCAGCTGGCGGTGATTGGTTTTGGCGATCTCGATTTTGCCGCCGCTAATTTTCCTGCGATTTCCACGGTGCGTATCGATCGTCAGGCCATGGGCCAGCTGGCTGCACAGCAACTGCTGACCCGGTTGCAA is drawn from Pantoea cypripedii and contains these coding sequences:
- a CDS encoding LacI family DNA-binding transcriptional regulator encodes the protein MKQRNLARKGAPTLEDVARVAGISPMTVSRALNSPQQVRPATVEKVLAAVQATGYIPNAQAGSLATNRSRLIAVVVPQINNNMFVDTIQSLNDTLSAQGYHMLLCVTGYEAETEAETVATLLSRRPDGVVLTGIHHSSQLKKVLLQADVPVVEIWDMTPTPIDMLVGFSHEKVGACVASYLAQRGYQRPALIWTDDQRALQRKQGLLEALKAQGITPLADAPVALPALMTRGREACAEVLDTQPTADVLVCSSDTLAQGALMEAQARGLAVPRQLAVIGFGDLDFAAANFPAISTVRIDRQAMGQLAAQQLLTRLQGETVITPIIDMGFTMISRGSG
- a CDS encoding L-talarate/galactarate dehydratase is translated as MSGVNSSAVTYAKAQGAATAAESGDRIVWVNLSLAFLPLATPVSDAKVLTGRQKPLTEVAIIVAEIATRDGFEGIGFSYSKRAGGQGIYAHACEIADALLGEDPNDIDKIYTKLLWAGASVGRSGMAVQAISPFDIALWDMKARRARLPLAKLLGAHRDSVQCYNTSGGFLHTPLDQVLKNVAISRENGIGGIKIKVGQPDTKEDLRRLAAVRQTLGDDFPLMVDANQQWDRETAIRMGRKMEQFNLVWIEEPLDAYDVEGHAALTAALDTPIATGEMLTSFREHEQLILGNASDFVQPDAPRVGGITPFLKIMDLAARHGRKLAPHFAMEIHIHLAATYPIEPWLEHFEWLNPLFNEQLELRDGRMLISDRHGLGFSLSEQARKWTRLTHSVGKRP
- a CDS encoding cupin domain-containing protein, which produces MLTNLLQAFPAAAQAGSSETFEQLLQRPNLRIERIVSTGQASPPDFWYCQTQGEWVLIVQGEAGLQLEGEAERQLRPGDFVDIPAGCRHRVNWTAADQPTVWLAIHYGELPDVEEQ
- the clcA gene encoding H(+)/Cl(-) exchange transporter ClcA; protein product: MSVTQDSAQPETVMRAGRFLLLQRLMRRDKTPVALLLLAALVGILTGLVAVAFDKAVNFIFHSRVNWLADQASNPVLNVLCAFFAAALLGALGYWLVRRFAPEAGGSGIPEIEGALEELRPVRWWRVLPVKFIGGMGALGSGMVLGREGPTVQIGGNIGRMCTDMFRVRSSEARHTLLATGAAAGLSAAFNAPLAGILFIIEEMRPQFRYSLISIKAVFVGVIMSSIVFRLFNGNEAIINIGQLKDAPTATLWLYLLLGILFGGCGVAFNRLIFWTQDQFQRLHHGRTAPWVLWGSLLAGICGVLGWVLPEAISGGITLIPDFSAGHFTALGLFALFALRVVITICCFASGAPGGIFAPMLTLGTLLGTCFGQLCIHWFPGYQLEAATFAVAGMGALFAASVRAPLTGIVLVLEMTNNYQLILPMIITCLGATLAAQFFGGNPLYSSLLARTLAKAQRRENAP